One genomic segment of Cellulophaga sp. HaHaR_3_176 includes these proteins:
- the nagB gene encoding glucosamine-6-phosphate deaminase: protein MLKSIIDKATGFEKRFENIGTVVYENSKDASVDIANEIADLIRVKQAQKQPCILGLATGSSPKGLYAELVRLHKEEGLSFKNVVSFNLDEYYPMEPDSVHSYVRFMKEQLFNHVDILPENYHIPDGTLAKEEIAEYCAQYEAKIKALGGIDLQILGIGGNGHIGFNESGSLQNSKTRLVALDHITRVAASGDFSGLNNTPRTAITLGIKKIMEAKRVILMAWGESKSKIIKASVEGEITSKVPASFLQDHNNATFILDKEASSKLTRINKPWLVEKINWTDKLTRKAVLKLALHLDKPILMLTDADYIENGMSDLLADSGPAYDININIFNNLQNTITGWPGGKPNADDTKRPERAEPEKKRVLIFSPHPDDDIISMGGTFKRLHEQGHEVHVGYQTSGNIAVADDEALRFANFVTDYNDKFGIKNKEAEGIYKKAVEFLEDKKSSEIDISEVRNIKGLIRKGEARSTCHFVGIPDENIHFLEMPFYETGGVAKNPLSKADIDIIVALIEKIKPHQIYAAGDLADPHGTHKVCLDAIFSAIKQLKPKKFMDDCWVWLYRGAWQEWNIDEIEMAIPMGPDQVLQKRKGIFKHQSQKDGVVFQGADSREFWQRAEDRNKETADVYHQLGLSHYAAMEAFVRWEF from the coding sequence ATGTTAAAAAGTATAATTGATAAAGCGACAGGCTTTGAGAAGAGATTTGAAAATATAGGTACTGTTGTTTACGAAAATTCGAAAGATGCGTCAGTAGATATCGCAAATGAAATAGCAGATTTAATTCGAGTGAAACAAGCGCAAAAGCAACCTTGTATTCTGGGCTTAGCTACGGGGTCATCACCTAAAGGTTTATATGCCGAACTTGTACGTTTACATAAAGAAGAAGGTTTAAGTTTTAAAAATGTTGTTTCATTCAATTTAGATGAATATTACCCAATGGAACCAGATTCTGTACATAGTTATGTGCGGTTTATGAAAGAGCAACTTTTTAATCATGTAGATATATTACCAGAAAACTATCATATACCTGATGGTACTTTAGCTAAAGAAGAAATTGCAGAATATTGTGCCCAATATGAAGCTAAAATAAAAGCATTAGGAGGAATAGATTTACAAATTTTAGGAATAGGTGGTAATGGACATATTGGTTTTAACGAATCAGGGTCATTACAAAATTCAAAAACAAGGTTAGTAGCATTAGACCATATTACTAGAGTAGCTGCAAGCGGAGATTTTTCAGGATTAAATAATACTCCGAGAACAGCAATTACATTAGGGATTAAAAAAATAATGGAAGCAAAGAGAGTCATTTTAATGGCTTGGGGAGAAAGTAAATCTAAAATAATAAAAGCTTCAGTTGAAGGTGAAATTACAAGTAAAGTTCCTGCATCATTCTTACAAGACCATAATAATGCTACATTTATTTTAGATAAAGAAGCTTCTTCTAAACTAACAAGAATAAATAAACCTTGGTTAGTTGAAAAAATAAATTGGACAGATAAGTTAACACGAAAAGCTGTACTGAAATTAGCTCTTCATTTAGATAAACCAATCTTAATGCTTACCGATGCTGATTATATTGAAAATGGTATGAGTGATTTGTTAGCCGATTCAGGACCAGCATATGATATTAATATCAATATATTCAATAACCTTCAAAATACCATAACAGGTTGGCCAGGAGGTAAGCCAAATGCAGATGATACTAAACGACCAGAAAGAGCAGAGCCAGAAAAAAAGCGAGTTCTTATTTTTAGTCCACATCCTGATGATGATATTATTAGCATGGGTGGCACGTTTAAACGTTTACATGAACAAGGTCATGAAGTGCATGTTGGGTATCAAACATCAGGTAATATTGCGGTTGCAGATGATGAAGCCTTGCGGTTTGCTAATTTTGTAACTGATTATAATGATAAGTTTGGAATTAAAAATAAAGAAGCAGAAGGAATCTACAAAAAGGCTGTTGAATTTTTAGAAGATAAAAAATCGAGTGAGATTGATATTTCTGAAGTTAGAAATATTAAAGGGTTAATAAGAAAAGGCGAAGCGAGATCGACATGTCATTTTGTTGGTATCCCTGATGAGAATATTCATTTTCTTGAAATGCCTTTTTATGAAACAGGTGGGGTAGCTAAAAATCCTTTATCAAAAGCAGATATAGATATTATTGTAGCTTTAATTGAAAAAATAAAGCCGCATCAAATATATGCAGCTGGTGACTTAGCTGATCCGCACGGAACCCATAAAGTGTGTTTAGATGCTATTTTCTCAGCAATTAAACAATTGAAACCTAAAAAATTTATGGATGACTGCTGGGTTTGGTTATACCGAGGTGCGTGGCAAGAATGGAATATCGATGAAATAGAAATGGCAATACCGATGGGGCCAGATCAAGTACTTCAAAAACGAAAAGGTATTTTTAAACATCAATCTCAAAAAGATGGAGTGGTTTTTCAAGGAGCGGATAGTCGAGAATTCTGGCAGCGAGCTGAAGACCGGAATAAAGAAACTGCAGATGTTTACCATCAGTTGGGTTTATCGCATTACGCTGCAATGGAAGCTTTTGTAAGGTGGGAATTCTAA
- a CDS encoding sugar MFS transporter, whose protein sequence is MNNNENASKTKNTTGAILIIAGLFFIFGFVTWINGALIPFMKTINELTDSQSYLVASASYISFVVMALPASYILGKIGYKKGMSLGLIIMGIGALVFIPAAEARTYWVFLTGIFIQGVGMTLLQTASNPYITILGPIESGAKRIAIMGIANKTAGALGSLIFGALLLTGIDEVKEKVLVASPEEKNVLLDTMADSVFMPYLIMAIVLFILGILIRKAPLPNVEASEPEEVTVGKSTKTSLFQFPHLWLGVFALFVYVGAEVIAGDTIISYGISLGFTGEEAKFFTTYTLMAMVATYALGVVLIPKYLKQGNVLKISAVLGIIFSICIITTTGFTSILFVAALGIANALVWPAIWPLTLEGLGKFTKTASALLIMAISGGAIIPILYGRMVDANKGELINQGIQNSDAASMASTSSYWILIPCYAIILFFALWGHKIKSWTKSENNTQK, encoded by the coding sequence ATGAATAACAATGAAAATGCCAGTAAAACAAAAAACACCACAGGTGCTATTTTAATTATAGCTGGTCTGTTTTTTATTTTCGGTTTTGTTACTTGGATAAATGGAGCACTAATACCATTTATGAAAACTATTAACGAATTAACCGATTCACAATCTTATTTAGTAGCATCAGCCTCTTATATATCTTTTGTAGTTATGGCATTACCCGCATCGTACATTTTAGGTAAAATAGGTTATAAAAAAGGAATGTCATTAGGCTTAATAATAATGGGCATTGGCGCTTTGGTGTTTATTCCAGCTGCTGAAGCCAGAACATATTGGGTGTTTTTAACTGGTATCTTTATACAAGGTGTAGGAATGACTTTATTGCAAACAGCCTCCAACCCTTATATAACTATTTTAGGCCCTATTGAGAGTGGAGCAAAGCGTATTGCAATTATGGGTATTGCAAATAAAACAGCAGGAGCCTTAGGTTCTTTAATTTTTGGAGCTTTATTATTAACGGGTATTGATGAGGTAAAAGAAAAAGTTTTAGTAGCTAGTCCTGAAGAAAAGAATGTATTGTTAGATACAATGGCAGATAGCGTTTTTATGCCATATTTAATTATGGCTATTGTGTTATTTATTTTAGGAATATTAATAAGAAAAGCACCTTTACCAAATGTAGAAGCATCAGAACCAGAAGAGGTAACGGTAGGTAAAAGCACTAAAACAAGCCTATTCCAATTCCCGCATTTATGGTTAGGAGTATTTGCTTTGTTTGTATATGTTGGGGCAGAGGTAATAGCGGGTGATACTATAATTTCTTATGGTATATCATTAGGTTTCACCGGAGAAGAAGCAAAATTCTTTACTACATATACACTTATGGCAATGGTAGCAACTTATGCATTAGGTGTTGTGTTGATACCTAAGTATTTAAAGCAGGGTAATGTTTTAAAAATTAGTGCTGTATTAGGTATTATATTTAGCATTTGCATTATTACAACTACAGGGTTTACATCTATATTATTTGTTGCAGCACTAGGTATTGCAAATGCATTAGTATGGCCAGCTATTTGGCCTTTAACACTCGAGGGTTTAGGTAAATTTACGAAAACCGCATCAGCGTTATTAATTATGGCAATATCAGGTGGAGCTATAATTCCAATACTTTATGGTAGAATGGTAGATGCTAATAAAGGAGAATTAATTAATCAGGGAATACAAAATTCAGATGCTGCTTCAATGGCTTCAACTTCTAGTTATTGGATTTTAATTCCTTGCTATGCTATAATTCTATTTTTTGCTCTTTGGGGACATAAGATTAAAAGTTGGACTAAATCAGAAAATAACACACAAAAATAA
- a CDS encoding chondroitinase-B domain-containing protein, translated as MKKSLILLLLTFTLVSYQQKLISQTIKVSNSTELQEAIAKAEAGDEIIMKNGVWKDIQIKFYGEGTEKSPITLRAETPGKVTIEGVSNLRLGGKYLVVKDLHFVNGYTPSNSVIQFKIDNDTIANHSRITNCVIDEFTQPNREDSDHWVEFWGRNNQLDHCNIVGKSNFGPTVRVFLRGNEHVNNYHQIINNHFGPRPRKGGPHGETLQIGSSYTSMTPSHTNVSNNFFDRCNGEVEIISNKSNFNEYRNNIFFESEGSLVLRHGNYCTIDGNIFIGSDDSEFIGGIRVINTGHWITNNYFYKIKGNEFRSALAVMNGIPKSPLNRYNQVTDVVVAYNTYIDCVSPFQFGVGTNIDKKDVLPASEIRSARPERMIVANNLVYNHEEDNYPIVNYDDVKGVSFENNLFNSENKGDVSGEGIITRSFEVKKLSENLYVPTKNQEDVYQGFDFENIKNDFFGADRKNQNNVGAITLPVKGNPLLIEKELYGAKWFSTEKSDDKSRTIEVTSAKTLVAKLKSAKSGDILSLKSGVYKLSETLIIDKNITITSKGKSKKAELRFATGKSGFEMQPKGILNLDNVILKGDKTQDAIATLDKNMSKGYNLFIKNTEISNFKSVINAYKASFADTISIDNTIIKDCLTGILLNTEIDAKGDYNAEFVFITNSKFDNVKASVLNYYRGGYDESTIGGSLVLKNNTFTNSGEDDESGILIQNHGIVNVDFSDNTFTDNAVKEIAVLWGEKGQKPVNNTITNSGEIRIEQNLKQKLMY; from the coding sequence ATGAAAAAAAGTCTTATTCTTTTATTATTAACCTTTACATTGGTTTCTTACCAACAGAAATTAATATCCCAAACCATTAAAGTCAGTAATTCAACTGAACTGCAAGAGGCTATAGCTAAAGCTGAAGCAGGTGACGAGATTATAATGAAAAACGGAGTTTGGAAAGATATTCAGATTAAATTTTATGGAGAAGGTACAGAAAAAAGCCCTATAACTTTAAGAGCAGAAACACCAGGTAAAGTTACCATAGAAGGAGTTTCGAATTTACGATTAGGGGGAAAATACTTAGTTGTTAAAGATTTACACTTTGTAAATGGTTATACACCATCTAATAGTGTTATTCAATTTAAAATTGATAATGACACTATTGCGAACCATAGCCGTATTACTAATTGTGTTATTGATGAGTTTACACAGCCAAATAGAGAGGATTCAGATCATTGGGTAGAATTTTGGGGTAGAAATAACCAGTTAGACCATTGTAATATTGTAGGTAAGTCAAACTTTGGACCAACAGTAAGAGTTTTTTTAAGAGGTAATGAACATGTTAATAACTATCATCAAATCATTAACAATCATTTTGGACCAAGACCACGTAAGGGTGGGCCTCATGGAGAAACTTTACAGATAGGTAGTAGTTATACATCAATGACACCTTCTCATACAAATGTATCTAACAATTTTTTTGATAGATGTAATGGAGAGGTTGAGATTATTTCAAATAAATCGAATTTTAATGAGTATAGAAATAATATCTTTTTTGAAAGTGAAGGCTCTTTAGTTTTAAGACACGGAAACTATTGTACTATTGATGGTAATATTTTTATTGGTAGTGATGATTCAGAATTTATTGGAGGTATACGTGTAATTAATACGGGACATTGGATAACGAATAATTATTTTTATAAGATAAAAGGAAACGAATTTAGAAGTGCTTTAGCAGTGATGAATGGTATTCCAAAATCGCCATTAAATAGGTATAACCAAGTAACAGATGTTGTTGTTGCTTACAATACATATATCGATTGTGTTTCACCATTTCAGTTTGGTGTAGGAACCAACATTGATAAAAAAGATGTATTACCAGCTTCTGAAATTCGTTCAGCAAGACCAGAACGTATGATTGTTGCAAACAATTTAGTTTACAACCATGAAGAAGATAATTACCCAATTGTAAATTACGATGATGTTAAAGGTGTGAGTTTTGAAAACAACCTATTTAACAGTGAAAATAAAGGAGATGTTTCTGGTGAAGGAATTATTACACGTAGTTTTGAGGTGAAAAAACTATCTGAAAACCTTTATGTACCAACAAAAAATCAAGAAGACGTTTATCAAGGTTTCGATTTTGAAAACATAAAAAACGACTTTTTTGGAGCAGATAGAAAAAATCAAAATAACGTAGGTGCTATTACGTTACCCGTAAAAGGAAATCCTTTATTGATAGAGAAAGAACTTTATGGGGCAAAATGGTTTTCAACCGAAAAATCAGACGACAAGTCTAGAACAATAGAAGTAACATCAGCAAAGACATTAGTTGCTAAGCTTAAGAGTGCAAAGTCAGGTGATATTTTATCATTAAAAAGTGGGGTTTATAAATTAAGTGAAACGTTAATTATTGATAAAAATATTACTATAACATCTAAAGGTAAAAGCAAAAAAGCTGAATTGAGATTTGCTACAGGTAAATCAGGTTTTGAAATGCAGCCTAAAGGAATTTTAAACTTAGATAATGTTATTTTAAAAGGAGATAAGACACAGGATGCAATTGCAACTTTAGATAAAAATATGTCTAAGGGATACAATCTTTTCATTAAAAATACTGAGATATCAAACTTTAAAAGCGTAATAAACGCTTATAAGGCATCTTTTGCGGATACTATTTCAATTGATAATACTATAATTAAAGATTGCTTAACGGGTATTTTATTGAATACTGAGATTGATGCTAAAGGTGATTATAATGCAGAGTTTGTATTTATCACGAATTCTAAATTTGACAATGTTAAAGCATCAGTATTAAATTACTATCGTGGTGGTTATGATGAGTCAACTATTGGAGGTAGCTTAGTCTTAAAAAATAATACATTTACCAATAGTGGAGAAGATGATGAAAGCGGAATTTTAATTCAAAATCACGGTATTGTAAATGTTGATTTCTCAGATAATACCTTTACAGATAATGCAGTAAAAGAAATTGCTGTTTTGTGGGGAGAAAAAGGACAAAAACCAGTAAATAATACGATAACAAATTCTGGAGAAATAAGAATAGAACAAAATTTAAAGCAAAAATTAATGTACTAA
- a CDS encoding YSC84-related protein: MKTLKTIFLSAILFTSYSGFSQTEKETKIIKDSEEVKIKMVETDEGLKTFMDNSTAYVIFPNVGEGALIVGGASGNGVVYENGKAIGFADLKKLDIGLQAGGQSLSEVIFFETEEAFAKFKDDELTFSAEASAVILESGASKNANYSDGVVVFAMPKAGVMADLSVGGQKLSYNSFEDESGK; this comes from the coding sequence ATGAAAACTTTAAAAACAATATTTTTATCAGCAATACTATTCACTTCATATAGTGGATTTTCTCAAACAGAGAAAGAAACCAAAATCATTAAAGATTCTGAAGAAGTAAAAATTAAAATGGTTGAAACTGACGAAGGTTTAAAAACTTTTATGGATAACTCTACAGCATACGTAATTTTCCCAAATGTTGGTGAAGGAGCTTTAATTGTTGGTGGTGCTTCAGGTAACGGAGTGGTATACGAAAACGGAAAAGCAATTGGTTTTGCTGATCTAAAAAAATTAGATATCGGACTACAAGCTGGTGGACAATCGCTTTCTGAAGTTATATTTTTTGAAACTGAAGAGGCCTTTGCTAAGTTTAAAGATGATGAACTTACATTTTCAGCCGAAGCATCTGCAGTGATTTTGGAATCAGGAGCTTCAAAAAATGCTAATTACAGTGATGGTGTTGTAGTATTTGCTATGCCTAAAGCTGGTGTAATGGCCGATTTATCTGTAGGTGGTCAGAAACTAAGTTATAACTCATTTGAGGATGAGTCAGGTAAATAA
- a CDS encoding CsbD family protein codes for MNTTQLEGKWKQVKGDFKQKYGKLTDDDLTYTEGKFDEMIGKLQEKTGKKKEEIEKEIQDL; via the coding sequence ATGAATACTACACAATTGGAAGGTAAATGGAAACAAGTTAAAGGTGATTTCAAACAAAAATATGGTAAACTTACTGATGATGACTTAACATATACAGAGGGTAAGTTTGACGAAATGATTGGAAAACTTCAAGAAAAAACAGGAAAGAAAAAAGAAGAAATTGAAAAAGAAATTCAAGATTTATAA
- the fucP gene encoding L-fucose:H+ symporter permease has protein sequence MSKPAIVSKKVLLPFILITSLFALWGFANAVTDPMVQAFKKVLELSNSQAAWVQMAFYGGYFCMALPAALFVRKYSYKTGILIGLALFAGGALLFYPAAITQQFWFFCLALYILTFGLAFLETTANPYVLAMGAPETATLRLNLAQAFNPVGLLLGLLVAQQFVLKRLQSDDIENFSALTEAKRALIRTSDLMVIRDPYVILGLVILAVFVLIFINKMPQAKEDGTMPSLATTFKDLGKNHKYVLGVVAQIMYVGAQIMCWTYIYQYAEAILISSEDAANYQFVAFFLFMVGRVIGTYLLRFLSSGKLLMYTAILASIFALGAVFINGILGLYCLVLVSFCMSLMFPTIYGIALNGLAEEESKIGAAGLVMAIVGGALMPKMQGMIIDLGGNSVDDIKILGVTEVNFSFILPFICFLFIAFYGRLVYKRFAD, from the coding sequence ATGAGTAAACCAGCAATTGTCTCAAAAAAGGTATTATTACCTTTTATACTTATCACATCACTTTTTGCTTTATGGGGTTTTGCAAATGCCGTTACAGACCCTATGGTACAAGCATTTAAAAAAGTATTAGAATTATCTAATTCTCAGGCAGCTTGGGTTCAGATGGCTTTTTATGGAGGGTACTTTTGTATGGCATTACCAGCAGCTTTATTTGTTAGAAAGTATTCATACAAAACAGGGATACTTATAGGTTTAGCACTTTTTGCAGGAGGAGCGCTTTTATTTTACCCTGCAGCAATTACACAACAGTTCTGGTTTTTCTGTTTAGCACTTTATATTTTAACCTTTGGCTTAGCTTTTTTAGAAACAACCGCAAACCCATATGTTTTAGCTATGGGAGCGCCAGAAACGGCTACTCTTCGTTTAAATTTAGCTCAAGCATTCAACCCAGTAGGTTTATTGTTAGGATTATTAGTAGCGCAACAATTCGTACTTAAAAGGTTACAATCAGATGATATTGAAAATTTTAGTGCTCTTACGGAGGCTAAGAGAGCTTTGATACGAACATCAGATTTAATGGTAATTAGAGATCCTTATGTGATTTTAGGCTTGGTAATATTAGCTGTATTCGTTCTAATTTTTATTAATAAAATGCCACAAGCTAAAGAAGATGGCACGATGCCGAGTTTAGCTACTACATTTAAAGATCTGGGTAAAAACCATAAATATGTTTTAGGGGTTGTAGCCCAAATTATGTATGTAGGAGCTCAAATTATGTGTTGGACTTATATTTATCAATATGCAGAGGCAATTTTAATTTCAAGTGAAGATGCCGCTAATTATCAATTTGTAGCTTTTTTCTTATTCATGGTGGGCAGAGTAATAGGTACTTACCTGCTTCGTTTTTTAAGCTCAGGTAAATTGTTAATGTACACAGCTATTCTTGCATCAATATTTGCTTTAGGTGCTGTTTTTATTAATGGAATACTTGGCTTGTATTGTTTAGTTTTAGTTTCATTCTGTATGTCTCTAATGTTCCCTACTATTTATGGTATAGCATTAAATGGCTTAGCGGAAGAAGAATCTAAAATTGGTGCGGCTGGTTTGGTTATGGCAATTGTAGGTGGAGCTTTAATGCCTAAAATGCAGGGAATGATAATTGACTTAGGTGGTAATAGTGTAGATGATATTAAAATTTTAGGAGTAACAGAAGTAAACTTTTCATTTATACTTCCTTTCATTTGCTTTTTATTTATAGCATTTTACGGCCGTTTAGTTTATAAAAGATTTGCAGATTAA
- a CDS encoding solute:sodium symporter family transporter, with amino-acid sequence MYTAITFIAFTAFVAFYSWFKLRKEKLDSKDGYFLGGRSLTGVVIAGSMLLTNISTEHLIGMNGSSYKNGFIIIAWEVTSAIALVVAAIYFVPKYLKMGLTTIPEYLEKRFDSTTRTLVALFLMISFIVTLLPIVLYTGAINIESIFNISEVLNVSKEQGLWITVVSIGVLGSIYAIFGGLKAVAISDTINGYGLLLGGLAIPIIALVSIGDGNPLDGLMKVYNHSPEKFNVIGAKDSVLPFEVLFTGLIINQLYFWSMNQTIVQRALGAKNLVEAQKGLLFTGVLKILVPIIIILPGVIGFYYFGDSLFEDQDMIYPELIKKVLPVGLVGIFAAIVMGAVLSTFNSVLNSAATIFSIDVYKRHLGKNSDDRKLVKIGKLTSAVLAIFAILVAPMVANAPDGLYQLLQQLNGIFFIPIASIMLAGFFLKKVSATGAKAALFIGLAFYILTTFIFKVDIHFVHIWGIEFVLNIIVMFTVSYFFPSNKTQLEEEHDYVEMKEWKYTKPMAILLCAITIIIYVLLGTN; translated from the coding sequence ATGTATACAGCTATCACATTCATTGCTTTTACAGCTTTTGTTGCATTTTATTCATGGTTTAAACTCCGAAAAGAAAAGTTAGACTCAAAAGACGGCTATTTTCTTGGCGGTAGAAGTTTAACAGGTGTTGTAATTGCAGGGTCAATGTTATTGACTAATATATCTACAGAGCATTTAATAGGAATGAACGGTTCATCCTATAAAAATGGTTTTATTATTATTGCTTGGGAAGTAACGTCAGCTATTGCCTTGGTCGTAGCAGCTATTTATTTTGTTCCCAAATATTTAAAAATGGGATTAACCACTATTCCTGAATATTTAGAAAAACGATTTGATAGCACCACGAGAACCCTAGTAGCATTATTTTTAATGATTTCTTTTATTGTAACGCTATTACCAATCGTACTTTACACAGGTGCTATAAACATTGAAAGTATTTTTAATATTTCTGAAGTTTTAAATGTTTCAAAAGAACAAGGTTTATGGATTACCGTAGTGTCAATAGGAGTACTTGGCTCTATATATGCCATTTTTGGGGGCTTAAAAGCAGTAGCGATCTCAGATACTATTAATGGTTATGGTCTATTATTAGGTGGTTTAGCTATTCCGATAATCGCATTGGTAAGCATTGGTGATGGTAACCCATTAGATGGTTTAATGAAAGTTTACAACCATAGTCCTGAAAAATTTAATGTAATAGGAGCTAAAGATTCAGTATTACCTTTTGAGGTTTTGTTTACAGGCTTAATTATAAACCAATTATATTTTTGGAGCATGAACCAAACTATTGTCCAGCGAGCTTTAGGAGCGAAAAACTTAGTTGAAGCTCAAAAAGGTTTATTATTTACAGGAGTTTTAAAAATTTTAGTACCTATAATTATAATTCTACCAGGTGTTATTGGTTTTTATTATTTTGGTGATTCGTTGTTTGAAGATCAAGATATGATTTATCCAGAGTTAATTAAAAAAGTACTACCTGTTGGCTTAGTAGGTATCTTTGCTGCAATTGTAATGGGTGCAGTATTAAGTACTTTTAATAGTGTTTTAAACAGTGCGGCAACTATTTTTAGTATTGATGTTTATAAAAGACATCTTGGAAAAAATTCAGATGATAGGAAGCTTGTTAAAATAGGGAAACTTACATCTGCAGTTTTAGCAATTTTTGCCATACTTGTAGCTCCAATGGTTGCAAATGCACCAGATGGGTTGTATCAACTTTTACAACAATTAAACGGAATTTTCTTTATTCCTATCGCTTCTATAATGCTAGCAGGCTTTTTTCTTAAAAAAGTATCTGCAACAGGTGCAAAAGCAGCACTGTTTATAGGTTTAGCTTTTTATATTTTAACGACATTTATATTTAAAGTTGATATTCATTTCGTTCATATTTGGGGAATAGAGTTTGTTTTAAATATTATAGTAATGTTTACTGTTTCTTATTTCTTCCCTAGTAATAAAACCCAATTAGAAGAAGAACATGATTATGTTGAAATGAAGGAATGGAAATATACCAAGCCTATGGCAATATTGTTATGTGCAATTACTATAATCATTTACGTACTTTTAGGTACAAACTAA
- a CDS encoding inositol oxygenase gives MEKSLNSNHKNPMDNIDDWEDNLLERYPDPVEAKKEKEEFRNYVDSERLDTVKEFYKINHQYQTYDFVCEKEKEFLKFDKKEMSIWEAVDFLNTLVDDSDPDIDLDQLQHLLQTSEAIRADGQPDWFVLTGFIHDLGKILCLFGEPQWAVVGDTFPVGCAFSDKIVYPEFFSANPDSTDERYNTKYGVYEPNCGLDNVKMSWGHDEYLYQIMKDYLPDPALYIIRYHSFYSQHRENDYLHLMNEKDIELFEWVKKFNPYDLYSKAPVPPDAKELLPYYKELVAKYLPEKLSF, from the coding sequence ATGGAAAAATCATTAAATAGTAACCACAAAAATCCAATGGATAACATTGATGATTGGGAGGATAATTTACTAGAAAGATATCCTGATCCGGTAGAAGCAAAAAAAGAAAAAGAAGAATTTAGAAATTATGTAGATTCTGAGAGATTAGATACAGTTAAAGAATTCTATAAAATTAACCATCAATATCAAACATATGATTTTGTTTGTGAGAAGGAAAAGGAATTTTTAAAGTTTGATAAAAAAGAAATGTCTATTTGGGAAGCTGTAGATTTCTTAAATACTTTGGTAGATGATAGTGATCCAGATATTGATTTAGATCAATTACAGCATCTTTTACAAACATCAGAAGCTATTAGAGCAGACGGGCAACCAGATTGGTTTGTACTAACAGGCTTTATTCATGATTTAGGTAAAATTTTATGCTTATTTGGTGAGCCACAATGGGCTGTTGTTGGTGACACCTTCCCTGTGGGTTGTGCTTTTTCTGATAAAATTGTTTATCCAGAATTTTTTAGTGCAAATCCTGATTCGACAGATGAACGTTACAATACAAAATATGGTGTTTACGAACCAAATTGCGGCTTAGATAATGTAAAGATGAGTTGGGGCCATGATGAGTATTTATACCAAATAATGAAAGATTATTTACCAGATCCAGCATTATATATCATTAGATATCATTCTTTCTATTCTCAGCATAGAGAAAATGACTATTTACATTTAATGAATGAAAAAGATATTGAATTGTTCGAATGGGTGAAAAAATTTAATCCTTACGATTTGTATTCAAAAGCACCGGTACCGCCAGATGCTAAAGAATTACTTCCTTATTATAAAGAATTAGTGGCAAAATACTTGCCTGAAAAGTTGAGTTTTTAG